From the Roseofilum reptotaenium CS-1145 genome, the window TGGGGAATGTCAGAAACCAGTTCAGGAATCGTGTTTTCTAAGGATTATACTTGGGACGGAGAACGGGAAGATATGCCTTTTGTCGATCTAGGGCTTCCTATTTCTGGAGTCTCTCTAAGAATTGTCAATGAGCAGAACAAACTCCTTGAAGAAGGGGAAATTGGTCAGATTCAAATTCAAGGGGTGACTGTCACTCAAGGGTATTATAACAATCGAGAGAAACAAGAAGAAGCATTTACTCCCGACAGTTGGTTTAAAACGGGAGATTTAGGTTTTCTTCAAGAGGGTCGGTTAACGATTACGGGAAGACAGAAAGATGTGATTATTATTAATGGGATTAACTATTATAGTCATGAAATTGAAGCAGTTGTTGAAGAGTTGGAAGAGGTAGAAGTTTCCTATACTGCCGCTTGTGGAGTTCGTCAACGCCAAGATGATAGCGATCGGTTAGCTGTGTTTTTTAGTCCTAAGAACTTGAGCGATTCAGAGAAAATACAACTGCTGAAAAAAATTCGGACTCAAGTGATCCAATCGATGGGAATTAATCCAGATTTTTTGATTCCAGTTCATTCAGAAACGATTCCGAAGACGGCTATTGGTAAAATTCAGCGATCGCAGTTAAAACAGCGTTTTGAAGCGGGAGAGTTTAAGCCGATCTTAAAACAGGTGGATTTGCTGCTTGAAAATCAGAACACACTACCCAATTGGTTTTATCGGCAAATTTGGCAACCCAAAGCAGTAGAAGGGGTTTATCTTCAGCCCCACAAGGGTTTAACACTCATCTTTTTTGAGGGTGAAGGATTAGCCCGTGGGTTAGTAGAGCAATTGACGAAACATCATCAATCCTATATCCAAGTCATTGCCGGTTCTGAGTTTACTCAAATCGATGAACAGTGCTATTCTATTGCTCCGGATCGCCCAGAGCATTATCAGCAACTTCTGGAGTCTGTATCCATTCAGGATTGTCCGATTGCTCAAATCATTCACCTAGGGCAATATCACACTCAAACCCAAGAAATTAGTAGCACGGAGGAATTGGAAGCAGCACAAGAGCAAGGATTATATAGCCTCTTGTTTCTCTCTCAAGCTCTGGAAAAAAATGGAAATCTAGACCAGCCCCTACAGTTGTTTTGGGTCACAAGTTTGACTCAAAGGGTAGAGCCGAGCGATCGCATTGCTCCTGAAAAGGCAACCGTTTTAGGGTTGGTGAAAACTCTACCTCAAGAAATCCCTGGATTCGCTTGTCGCCATATCGATCTATCGGTAACCGACACTGAAGAGGAGCAGAAAACCGATTTGTGGCAAGAACTCTGTACAGTTTGTCCAGATGTGGAAATTGCGTATCGCCATGGCAAACGATATACTTCCGGTTTGCAAGTTGTCCCTTGGGACTGGGGAGATAAACCTCAACTGCCCTTTAAACCCGGAGGCACTTATCTCCTCAGTGGTGGATTAGGTGGCATCGGGGTAAAAGTGGCTCAGTATCTTTTACGGACCTATCATGCTCGACTCTTATTGGTGGGGCGCACCCCTTTACCATTACTAACCTCGGAAAAACAGGACACTTATCAACAGTTACAAACTTTGCCAGGAGAAGTCATTTATCAGGCGGTTGATATTGCTCATGAGCAACAGGTACACCAAGCGGTTCATTCGGCGATCGCTCTATGGGGAAGTCCACTCGATGGCGTAATTCATCTGGCAGGAACCCTACAGGAAAAGCCTGTCTTATCCGAGACTCAAGCGAGTGTGGCTGAGGTGTTGCGTCCCAAAGTTTTAGGAACGTGGGTGTTACATCAATTGGTTAAAGATCATCCAAAGAGTATATTTATTCACTTTGCTTCGGTGAATGGATTTTTAGGGGGATCGACGGTAGGCGCTTATGCTGCCGCAAATAGTTTTCAAGGGGCATTTAGCGAATATCAAAATGCCCAAACTCCCGTGCAAAGTTATGGCTTGGCCTGGAGTATGTGGGATGAAATCGGTATGAGTCAAGGCTACCAGATGAAAGAGCTGAGTCAGGCAAAAGGATATTGTGCGATCGCCCCTTCTCAAGGACTGACCTCCCTGCTCGCCACCCTATCTCAACCTCCCGGCTATTGGTTTATTGGACTCGACTCCACCAAACCCTATATCCAGTATTTGCTCTCTAACTGCCAGAATTTACAACAGTTAACCGCCTATTTTACGTCCGGGGAAAAATGGGCCGTCAATCCATGGCAAGATCTACAAGTGCGCGATCTCCTAGGAACCCTTACCCACTGTGAAGGCGTGCAACTCGAAGAAATGCCCTTAACAGAAACCGGTGATATCGATCTCCGGCAACTGCTGGGGAGCAACTTGAATTCCAAAGACCCCCAAAATCAACAACCGCGCACCCCCACAGAACATCAACTGGTGCAAATCTTTGAAGCCGTCCTCAAGGTTTCTCCAGTCGGAATTTATGACAACTTCTTTGAATTAGGCGGCCATTCCCTACTGGCAACTCAGTTAGTCTCCCGTATCTGCCAAACCTTTGAAATTGATATTCCTTTAAACCTAGTCTTTCAAAGCTCCACTCTTCTGGAACTCGCTGAACGAATTGATGGCATTTGCACGTTACTCGTCGATGCCCAAGTCAATCCCACTGAAGATTTACAACCCGGTGAAGAAGAAATCGAATTATAACTCGATTGAGATGATTTACTCCTGTTCAATGTACGAAAAACAACCATGAAAACTCTGAGCTTACCTCCCTTATCTAACAGCCTAGAAGAAGCCCGCACACACTTTGAAGAATTTGGCTTTGCCTTAATTGCTAACGCCCTTTCCCCGGATGAAGTCAAAGAAGCCAAAGAACGTCTGATTGAACAAGCCAAAGCTGAACGAAAAGCCGGTGTTGCCATGATGGATAGTGGCGCAACATTTAACCCCAATGGCCCCAATCAACGCGTCTGGAGCTTAATTACCAAAGGCGAAATTTTTCGCCGAATTGCCATCAAAGAGGCCCCTTTAAATCTGATTCGAGATAGATTTGCCGCTACCAATGATGGCCCCATGCCAGAACCCTTTGCGGGTGAAGCTCTGTTATCTTCCTTGAGTGCCAATATTGCCTGTAAAGGAGGCTCCGCCATGCCCTTACATTTCGATCAGGGCTATTTACCGGTCACGCCCTATCCCATGGTGATTAACATGATGTGGATGCTCTCGGACTTCACCGAAGAGAATGGAGCCACCCTAATGGTTCCGGGTTCCCATAAACTCAAACCTCAGCAAGTGATGAAAGGACAAGCCATTCCTGTACCAGAAGAAGCTCCCGAACCGATCCCTGCTGTTGCTCCTGCGGGGACAGCGATGGTATTTGATGGCCGACTGTGGCATGGCACGGGAGTCAACAAAACCGATGAACCCCGCTATGGGATTTTGGCTTATTATTGTCGTCCCTTTATGCGTCAGCAAGAACATTTCTGGCTGACTCTCGACTGGGAAGAAGTCAATAGCTATGCTCCTGAATTAAAGGAACTCTTAGGCTTAAAAATGTGGGGGCCCCTTGGTATGGCAGGGAATGGAAAAGATGGCACGGTTCAAGAGGTTGGCGCTCCTGTTATCCGAGAGATGCATCGGTAATTCCCTGAAGTGAATCAGGGTTGGATCAATGAGTCATATTTGAGGTCATATTCTAGGGAGTGTCTGCGATGAAACCTATCGATCAATTTCTGTCAGAACTGCGTGAATTGGGCGTTAAAGTGTGGGTTGAAGGCGAGAAACTGCGCTGTCGCGCTCCAGAAGGCGTGTTAACCCCAAGTATGCGAGGCACCTTGTCAGAGCGCAAAGCAGAGATTATCCGGTTTCTCAATCAAAGCTTAACTCCGGTTCAAACTCTACCCGCCATTTCTCCCATCCCTCATGATGGCAGTCCTCTCCCCCTTTCTTGGGCCCAAGAAAGACTCTGGATTCTTGACCAACTGGAAGGGAAGAGTTCTGTCTACAATGTGCCTGGAGCCTTCCGAATTACGGGAGATCTTCAGGTTCCTATCCTAGAATCAGCTTTGGCGGAAATCATTCGCCGCCATGAAGTTCTACGGACTCGCTTTGAATCGCTAAATGGCACTCCAGTACAGGTTATTGACCCCCCAGTTGAGTTTGAACTTTCGATCCAAGATTGGCAACATCTCCCCCTAACCCAACAACAGGAGCAGTTAAACCGAGAAATTCGCCGTGAAGCTCAAGCTCCCTTTGATTTAGCAACTGGGCCTTTATTGCGCGTGAGTTTAGTTCGACTTTCAAGAACAGAGTCGGTGTTGCTGGCTAATTTGCACCATATTATCTGTGATGGTTGGTCAGTGGGTGTCTTGTTCCAAGAGTTATCCACACTCTATCAAGCGTATCTTCAGGGAGAACCCTCTCCTTTGCCTGAACTGCCGATTCAATATGCTGACTATAGCCAATGGCAGCGCACTTGGTTAAGTGGGGAAGTTCTGGAGACTCAATTGGGATATTGGCAACAAAAACTGGCTGATGCTCCTGGTTTATTACAATTGCCAACGGATAGACCTCGACCGGCAGTGCAAAGTTATCGGGGCGAACACCAAGTATTTACCTTGCCTCCCCATCTGACGGAACCCTTGCAACAGCTCAGTCAAAAGGCAGGTGCAACGTTATTTATGACCCTATTGGCAGCGTTTTCCACACTGCTGTATCGATATAGTAGCCAAGATGATATTTTAATCGGTTCGCCGATCGCCAATCGCGATCGCCAGGAAGTTGAACCTCTGATGGGGTGTTTTGTCAATACCTTAGTCTTGCGAACCCAGTTTCCAGACGATATAACCTTTGAGCAATTGCTTACTCAAGTCCGGGAAGTCACTTTAGAAGCCTATACTCACCAAAATGTGCCATTTGAACAGGTGGTGGATGCGCTGCAACCGGAACGTAATTTGAGCCATTCCCCCCTATTTCAAGTGATGTTTGTATTGCAGAATGCTGGAGCCTTATCCTGTGAGTTACCAGGAGTGAGTTTTGAACGCTTAAGCTCCCAGATTGCCACCTCTCGATTTGACCTTACCCTCTCCATGGAGGAAACCGACCAAGGAATTTTAGGCTATTGGGAGTATGCTACCGATTTGTTTGATGCTGCGACTATTGCCCGCATGGCAGGTCACTTGCAGGTACTATTAGAGGCGATCGCCGCTAACCCCCAACAGAAGATCGGCGAACTCCCCCTACTCACAGAAGCAGAACGCCATAAGTTACTTGTAGAGTGGAACAATACCACCACTGATTATCCTAGGGATAAATGTATTCATCAGTTATTTGAAGAACAAGCTGAACGGACTCCTGATGCGATCGCTATTATCTTTGGACAAGAGCAGTTAACCTACCGAGCATTAAATCAGAAAGCTAATCAATTAGCTCGCTATCTGCAACGTTTAGGAGTACAACCTGAAGCACTGGTGGGAATTTGTGTTGAACGTTCCCTAGAGCTGATTGTGGGCATCTTAGCCATTCTCAAAGCGGGAGGAGCGTATGTACCTCTAGACCCCAATTATCCAGCAGAGCGTTTGAGTTATATGATAGCGGATGCCAACGTTCCGGTCTTAGTCACCACTCAGGATGGCTTAGAGAGGTTACCCGAACCTCAAGCGCAAGTGGTGTGTTTAGATAGGGATTGGGAGGCGATCGCTACACAAAGCCAAGAAAATTTACGCAATAAAATCAATATCCAATCTCTAGCGTATATTATCTATACCTCCGGTTCCACAGGCAAACCTAAAGGGGTAATGATTCCTCATAAAGCTGTTGTACGCTTAGTAATAAAGACAAATTATTTACAACTGAAGGGGGGCGATCGGGTCGCTCACGCCTCTAATCCCTCTTTTGATGCTGCAACGTTTGAAATTTGGGGGGCACTCTTAAATAGATCGACTTTGATTATTATCCCCAAAGACACGCTCATGACTCCGGAAAAATTGGCTGCTTGTCTATGGGAAGTCTCCATTGATCATCTTTTTATTACAACTGCCTTATTCAATCAAATTGCAAGACAAGTACCCACCCTCTTTAAATTTTTAAAGAGTTTACTGTTTGGTGGTGAAGCTGTCGATCCAACTTGGGTCAAACAAATTTTAGACAAGGGTAGACCAGAACGGTTACTTCATGTATATGGCCCCACAGAAAATACAACATTTTCCAGTTGGTATTTAGTGGACAACGTTCCAGACGATGCTACTAATTTACCAATTGGTTCTCCCTTATCAAATACTCAATTCTATGTTCTTGACTCTAATTTAACTCCTGTTCCTATTGGAGTACCAGGAGAACTATATGTTGGAGGTGATGGTTTAGCGAGAGGTTACCTCAATCGACCTGAATTAACAGCAGAGAAATTTATCAACAACCCTTTTGATTCTGGAAACCAGACCAGTAAACTGTATAAAACTGGCGATTTAGTTCGCTATCTACCCGATGGCAACATTGAATTCCTCGGAAGAATAGACACTCAAGTGAAAATTCGCGGATTTCGCATCGAACTGGGAGAAATTGAAGCCATTTTATCCACTCATTCCCACGTCGAGCATGGTATTGTCATCCCACGAGAAGATACACCCAATAGCAAACGCTTAGTTGCCTATGTTGTGAGCGAAAATCCCGATCTTACTCCTCTAGATCTACGGCAATTCGTGCAAGATAAACTACCAGAGTATATGATACCTTCTGCATTTGTTATACTCGAAAAACTCCCCATTACCCCCAATGGGAAAGTAGATAGAAAAGCCTTACCTGCTCCAGATATTGAATTAACCAGAACAGAAGAATTCATTGCTCCTCAAAATAAAATAGAACAGACGTTAGCTGAAATTTGGCAAGACGTTTTAGGATTACAGCGAGTAAGCGTGAATGATAACTTTTTTGAAATTGGAGGAGATTCAATTATCAGCATTCAAATTGTTTCTCGCGCTCAACAAGCAGGCATTGGCTTGACTGCCAAGCAACTGTTTCAACATCAAACTATTGCACAACTCGCAACCGTTGCCAGTACACTACAACCATCCTCTGCTCAACAAAACCGTGTGACGGGTGAAGTTCCGCTTACTCCCATCCAGCATTGGTTCTTTGAGCAAAATCTTGCTGAACCTCACCACTTTAACCAATCTTTTCTCCTCAAAGTCCCTGCTGATATTAACCCCCAGTTTCTATCCACAGCCATAGAAAAAATTGTAAACCACCATGATGCTCTACGTTTGCGATTTTTTAAGAATGAAACAAGCTGGAAACAAATCAATAAGAACGTAGAAGAAATTATTCCATTTGAGAGAGTTGATTTATCCTCAGTACCTCCCTCTGAACAAACCCGTGTTTTAGAAGACAATATTGCTCACCAACAGACGACCTTAAATCTGGCTGAAGGCCCTCTTATTAGAAGTCTCCTCTATCAAGTTGGAAAACAGACAGAAGGACGTTTACTGATTGTTGCCCATCACCTAGTTATCGATGGAGTTTCTTGGCGTATTGTATTAGAAGATTTATCAGCCGTTTACCAACAACTAGAGAAGGGTGAACCCCTACAACTTCCTGCAAAAACCACAGCATTTCAAGATTGGTCAATTCATCTTTTAGAATACAGCAAATCTCCCCATCTTCAATCGCAACTAAACTATTGGTTGACTCAATCTCAAGACTATAAACTACCTATCGATTATCCAGAAAACACCACTCACAATACAGTTGGAAATACGGATAATATTTCCGTACAGCTAACTTCAGAAGAAACTCAAGCTCTCTTACAAGAAGTCCCCTCCGCTTATAATACCCAAATTAATGATATCTTACTCACTACCTTAGTACAAACGTTCAAAAATTGGAGCGGACAATCAACTCTATTTCTAGACTTAGAAGGACATGGACGCGAAGAATTGTTTGCTGACATCGATTTATCTCGAACCGTGGGTTGGTTTACCAGTGTCTTTCCCATTATACTCCAACAACCTGTGGAAGATAATATAGGGGAAAATATTAAATCGATTAAAGAACAACTACGAGCAATACCCCATCGTGGGATTGGCTACGGTATTTTACGTTATCTCAGCTCAGATCTAGAAATTAAGTCTGGACTTTCAGCTCTCCCACAACCTGAAATAAGCTTTAACTATTTAGGTCAATTTAATCCGAATGAATCTCAAAAGAATTCTTGGCAAGTCGCTTCAGAAGCCATGGGTTTAGTTCAAAGCCCTCATGGCAAGCGTCCCCATATATTAGATATTACAGGAATCGTCTTGAAGGATAAATTGCAAATTGATTGGACGTACTGTAATTATCTGCATCAACGATCAACCATCGAAACTTTAGCAGAAAATTATATCAATAACTTAAAAGCACTCATTCATCACTGCCAATCTCCAGAAACCGGTGGATATACTCCTTCAGATTTTCCTGCTGTTCAGTTCACACAGATTCAGTTAGATACCATTATCTCAGATATTCAACAAGAAAATCATAACCCAGTCAAGATAACTGCAATTTATCCCCTTTCTCCCTCACAACAAGGAATGTTATTTGAGTCCTTATCCGCTTCAGAATCTGGAGTTCATATTGAACAGGTTGTTCTGAATTTAGAAGGAGATTTAGATATGCAAGCGTGGCAGAAAGCTTGGAAAAGTTTGATAGATAGACATGAGATTTTGAGGACTGGTTTTCTATGGAAAGATTATGATAAGCTCGCTCAGTTTGTTTTGCAAAGTGTACCTTATGAGTTACAAGTTGAGGATTGGAGAGCAGAAAAAGATATTCAAGAAAAGTTGGCTCAATATATTCGGATAAAGCAAGAGAAAGGCTTTAACTTAACCCAAGTTCCTCTTCTGGATTTATCTCTATTTCGATGGGAAGATAAAGCCTATTATTTTGTTTTCACAGTACACCATGTTTTGGTAGATGGATGGTCTTTAGGAGTCATATTCAAAGACCTATTAACACTCTATCAAGGATTGACTCAGGATTCTCATTTTTCCTTATCTCCTACCTATCCCTATCAAAACTATATCACGTGGTTATACAGTCAAGATTTGACTGAAGCTCAGGAATTTTGGCAAGAAAAATTACGAGGATTCACCCAACCTACTCCGTTAGGAAAAGAAGTTTCATCGGATGACTTTGCGCTTCCAGAACAACCATATGGTCGTCGAGTAATTAGTTTATCTGAGTCCTCTACAGAAGCTCTGAATCTTCTCGTCAAGAAAAATCGAGTTACTTTCAATATTCTGATTCAAGGAATTTGGGGATTATTGTTAAGTCGCTATAGTCATCAATTAGATATCGTTTTTGGGGCTTCTGTTTCGGGTCGTCCTCCAGAAATTTCTGGAATTGAGTCTATGGTTGGCTTATTGATTAATACTGTTCCAATTAGGTGTACTGTTATTCCCGATCTTCCTCTGTGGTCTTGGTTACAAGAACATCAACAACAACAATTTCAACAAAAATCCTATGAATATTGTTCTCAAGGCCAAATTCATTCCTGGAGTGAGATCTCCATGTCATCACGGTTGTATGACAGTATCCTAGTCTTTGAAAATTATCCAGTTGATGCCTCAATCAAAAATTTTTCAGGGTTTAAGATTAGCCTTAATCAAAATCATTCTTTAGGAGCACAAACTCAGTCTAGTTTAACTATTCTGGCGATTCCTGGCTCCAATTTCAAAATTAATGTTGTTTATAGTCATTCTAAATTCAAGGGGTCGGAAATTAAAAAAATACTCGATCATTTTCTCATGATTTTCGATTTGATTATTAAAAATCCTGAAATAACTTTAACAGAGATCGCTAATGCGATTTCAGACGATCAAGTTCCACAGGTTAATCCGGATCACTTATTCAAGGAAATTACGAGTCAGGATAGTCAAGAATCCTTCCTTTTACCGCGAAATTCTACCGAGCGAAAGCTGGCAAAAATTTGGTCAGATATTCTTCAAATTGAACCCATAGGAATTAGAGATGGCTTTTTCAATCTGGGTGGACATTCGCTTTTAGCACTAAAATTGATGGCTAAAATTGAGCAGGAGTTCGATCGGCATCTTTCCCTATCCACTCTCTTTCAAGCTCAGACTATTGAAAAACTGGCGATATGCTTGCAAGAATCAACAGATTTTAATTCTTGGTCAGCCTTAGTCCCGATTCAAACTCAAGGAAATCAACCTCCTTTCTTTTGTGTTCCAGGAGCGGGTGGAAATGTGATTTATTTGTCTAATTTGGCTTGTTATTTAGGAGAAGAGCGACCTTTCTATGGGTTTCAATCCAGAGGTTTGGATGGAGCATCAGAACCCTACACTACAGTCGAAGCTATGGCGAGGGATTATATTGGATATATTAAAGCGGTACAACCAGAAGGGCCTTACTATTTAGGGGGTCATTCTTTCGGTGCTTTAGTGGCTTTTGAGATGAGTCAGCAACTAGAAGCGCAAGGGGATAGAGTGGCTCGACTGGTGATTCTGGATAGTCCAGTTCCAGATGCGCTAGAAAATAAACCGAATATCGATCGCGATTGGTCTCTTTCCCGGAAACTGATTTTAGTGGTGGCATTAATTGAACAGTTTTTTGGCACGGAAATCGGAGTATCTGCGGAAGTTTTGGAATCCCTCGAAGCAGAAGAACAATGGCAATATATCTATGAACAGCTACAAACCGTGGGCTTTTTCCCCGAAGGAGCAGGGGTTCAACAGATTCGAGGGTTTGTGAATGTGTTAATGAGTGATTATGACGCAAGCTATTCTTATTACCCGCAAAGCAATTATCACATTCCGATCGTGTTATTGAAGGCAAGAGATACGGTCTCTGAAGATATGGCAGAAAAAGGCTTTGGCCATACTCTCAAAGCAGAGATTGCCAGCGATCGCCTCTGGGGTTGGGGTCGTTTCTCCTCTGAACCCGTAGCACTTTATACTGTACCAGGTACACACTTAACTATGTTAAAACCCCCTCATGTCCAAGTCTTAGCAGAAACCTTGCGAAATTGTTTTTAAAAACCAACGCGGGTCAACTGCTTGCTGCTTTCTGCTTTCGGGGTAAGGGGAGCGCTGAGGGCTTCATCAAGACTGGCTCGACCGAGCCGTTCTTCTAAAACTTGCATGACTTCCCGACCAAAGTCATTACTATTGCGCTGCCATGCAGCTAAACAGACTTGGCCAAAAAATGAGCCTAATGGTTCTGGATTCCAGAGTAATTTGCGAGCTGTCCAGGGCATCATACTCATGGGATCGTAGTCGGGTTTAAGAATGCCTTGGTCAAAGGCATATTGTTCGAGGTGAGTATGGGGTTGTAAACCGATAAAGAAAATGGCGGGTTCGACTTTATCGACTCCAAAGATTTCTTCTAAGGCCCGATGATAGGCGATGGTTTGGCGAATGGTGTCATAGGTTTCGTCAATTACGTTGAAGGAATAATTGACGGATACGAGATCGTTAAAACCGGCTGCTTTTAAGTCCCGACAGTTTTCTAAAACTACGCGCAGATTATAGCCCATTCGCATTTTACGGACTAATTCTTGGGAGCCACTGGTAATGCCGATTTCAAAGTAATTCATTCCTGTTTTGACCATCAGATCGCACAGTTCAGGAGTGAGATTATCCGCCCGGATATAGGAGGCCCAGTGAATATCAGTTAAACCCGCTTCCAGGATTTTGTGGAGCAATTCGATCGCATCGGGAATGAATT encodes:
- a CDS encoding phytanoyl-CoA dioxygenase family protein is translated as MKTLSLPPLSNSLEEARTHFEEFGFALIANALSPDEVKEAKERLIEQAKAERKAGVAMMDSGATFNPNGPNQRVWSLITKGEIFRRIAIKEAPLNLIRDRFAATNDGPMPEPFAGEALLSSLSANIACKGGSAMPLHFDQGYLPVTPYPMVINMMWMLSDFTEENGATLMVPGSHKLKPQQVMKGQAIPVPEEAPEPIPAVAPAGTAMVFDGRLWHGTGVNKTDEPRYGILAYYCRPFMRQQEHFWLTLDWEEVNSYAPELKELLGLKMWGPLGMAGNGKDGTVQEVGAPVIREMHR
- a CDS encoding non-ribosomal peptide synthetase; the encoded protein is MKPIDQFLSELRELGVKVWVEGEKLRCRAPEGVLTPSMRGTLSERKAEIIRFLNQSLTPVQTLPAISPIPHDGSPLPLSWAQERLWILDQLEGKSSVYNVPGAFRITGDLQVPILESALAEIIRRHEVLRTRFESLNGTPVQVIDPPVEFELSIQDWQHLPLTQQQEQLNREIRREAQAPFDLATGPLLRVSLVRLSRTESVLLANLHHIICDGWSVGVLFQELSTLYQAYLQGEPSPLPELPIQYADYSQWQRTWLSGEVLETQLGYWQQKLADAPGLLQLPTDRPRPAVQSYRGEHQVFTLPPHLTEPLQQLSQKAGATLFMTLLAAFSTLLYRYSSQDDILIGSPIANRDRQEVEPLMGCFVNTLVLRTQFPDDITFEQLLTQVREVTLEAYTHQNVPFEQVVDALQPERNLSHSPLFQVMFVLQNAGALSCELPGVSFERLSSQIATSRFDLTLSMEETDQGILGYWEYATDLFDAATIARMAGHLQVLLEAIAANPQQKIGELPLLTEAERHKLLVEWNNTTTDYPRDKCIHQLFEEQAERTPDAIAIIFGQEQLTYRALNQKANQLARYLQRLGVQPEALVGICVERSLELIVGILAILKAGGAYVPLDPNYPAERLSYMIADANVPVLVTTQDGLERLPEPQAQVVCLDRDWEAIATQSQENLRNKINIQSLAYIIYTSGSTGKPKGVMIPHKAVVRLVIKTNYLQLKGGDRVAHASNPSFDAATFEIWGALLNRSTLIIIPKDTLMTPEKLAACLWEVSIDHLFITTALFNQIARQVPTLFKFLKSLLFGGEAVDPTWVKQILDKGRPERLLHVYGPTENTTFSSWYLVDNVPDDATNLPIGSPLSNTQFYVLDSNLTPVPIGVPGELYVGGDGLARGYLNRPELTAEKFINNPFDSGNQTSKLYKTGDLVRYLPDGNIEFLGRIDTQVKIRGFRIELGEIEAILSTHSHVEHGIVIPREDTPNSKRLVAYVVSENPDLTPLDLRQFVQDKLPEYMIPSAFVILEKLPITPNGKVDRKALPAPDIELTRTEEFIAPQNKIEQTLAEIWQDVLGLQRVSVNDNFFEIGGDSIISIQIVSRAQQAGIGLTAKQLFQHQTIAQLATVASTLQPSSAQQNRVTGEVPLTPIQHWFFEQNLAEPHHFNQSFLLKVPADINPQFLSTAIEKIVNHHDALRLRFFKNETSWKQINKNVEEIIPFERVDLSSVPPSEQTRVLEDNIAHQQTTLNLAEGPLIRSLLYQVGKQTEGRLLIVAHHLVIDGVSWRIVLEDLSAVYQQLEKGEPLQLPAKTTAFQDWSIHLLEYSKSPHLQSQLNYWLTQSQDYKLPIDYPENTTHNTVGNTDNISVQLTSEETQALLQEVPSAYNTQINDILLTTLVQTFKNWSGQSTLFLDLEGHGREELFADIDLSRTVGWFTSVFPIILQQPVEDNIGENIKSIKEQLRAIPHRGIGYGILRYLSSDLEIKSGLSALPQPEISFNYLGQFNPNESQKNSWQVASEAMGLVQSPHGKRPHILDITGIVLKDKLQIDWTYCNYLHQRSTIETLAENYINNLKALIHHCQSPETGGYTPSDFPAVQFTQIQLDTIISDIQQENHNPVKITAIYPLSPSQQGMLFESLSASESGVHIEQVVLNLEGDLDMQAWQKAWKSLIDRHEILRTGFLWKDYDKLAQFVLQSVPYELQVEDWRAEKDIQEKLAQYIRIKQEKGFNLTQVPLLDLSLFRWEDKAYYFVFTVHHVLVDGWSLGVIFKDLLTLYQGLTQDSHFSLSPTYPYQNYITWLYSQDLTEAQEFWQEKLRGFTQPTPLGKEVSSDDFALPEQPYGRRVISLSESSTEALNLLVKKNRVTFNILIQGIWGLLLSRYSHQLDIVFGASVSGRPPEISGIESMVGLLINTVPIRCTVIPDLPLWSWLQEHQQQQFQQKSYEYCSQGQIHSWSEISMSSRLYDSILVFENYPVDASIKNFSGFKISLNQNHSLGAQTQSSLTILAIPGSNFKINVVYSHSKFKGSEIKKILDHFLMIFDLIIKNPEITLTEIANAISDDQVPQVNPDHLFKEITSQDSQESFLLPRNSTERKLAKIWSDILQIEPIGIRDGFFNLGGHSLLALKLMAKIEQEFDRHLSLSTLFQAQTIEKLAICLQESTDFNSWSALVPIQTQGNQPPFFCVPGAGGNVIYLSNLACYLGEERPFYGFQSRGLDGASEPYTTVEAMARDYIGYIKAVQPEGPYYLGGHSFGALVAFEMSQQLEAQGDRVARLVILDSPVPDALENKPNIDRDWSLSRKLILVVALIEQFFGTEIGVSAEVLESLEAEEQWQYIYEQLQTVGFFPEGAGVQQIRGFVNVLMSDYDASYSYYPQSNYHIPIVLLKARDTVSEDMAEKGFGHTLKAEIASDRLWGWGRFSSEPVALYTVPGTHLTMLKPPHVQVLAETLRNCF